The Humulus lupulus chromosome 4, drHumLupu1.1, whole genome shotgun sequence genome has a window encoding:
- the LOC133829270 gene encoding uncharacterized protein LOC133829270 → METSEDDRKCSDKKMEGDDGWRTVECLRGRLLAERQASRMAKEESECMESKLIELEKLLKEEIKLRNKSEKKLKKIKKKLQSLNISSSISVESSEQSCCSEKSEASCRSLFTITSSSTSSGPIDSEENESNFHVTSQKSKKNHESPNAENSIDQDNTSFEDFYDNPSHKSSSVDLRSSVEENEIDHEEYVDDSFALVPMSYFVAEAPKRIEIKPVHENVSETVDSLKYIRDKIQSPMEIRRCMVRVGPT, encoded by the exons ATGGAAACTAGTGAAGATGACAGAAAATGCAG TGACAAGAAAATGGAAGGAGATGATGGTTGGAGAACTGTAGAGTGCTTAAGAGGAAGGCTTCTTGCAGAGAGACAAGCTTCAAGGATGGCTAAAGAGGAATCCGAATGCATGGAGAGTAAG CTAATAGAGCTAGAGAAACTGTTAAAAGAAGAGATCAAACTGAGGAACAAATCTGAAAAGAAGCTTAAGAAGATAAAGAAAAAGCTTCAGAGTCTTAACATTTCTTCATCCATATCAGTGGAATCATCAGAACAATCATGTTGTTCTGAGAAGAGTGAAGCATCTTGTAGATCATTATTCACTATCACATCTAGTAGTACTTCTTCAGGCCCCATTGACTCAGAAGAGAATGAGTCCAATTTTCATGTTACCtcacaaaaatcaaagaaaaatcaTGAAAGTCCTAATGCTGAGAATTCAATTGATCAAGATAATACTAGCTTTGAAGATTTCTATGATAACCCAAGTCATAAATCAag CTCTGTAGACTTAAGATCTTCAGTGGAAGAGAATGAGATTGATCATGAGGAATATGTAGATGACTCTTTTGCACTAGTGCCAATGAGTTACTTTGTAGCTGAAGCCCCCAAAAGGATTGAGATAAAGCCAGTTCATGAAAATGTATCAGAAACTGTTGACTCACTTAAGTATATCAGAGACAAAATTCAAAGCCCAATGGAGATAAGAAGATGTATGGTTAGAGTTGGCCCAACTTAA